In Deltaproteobacteria bacterium, the following are encoded in one genomic region:
- a CDS encoding acyl-CoA dehydrogenase, with amino-acid sequence MSLLTGIVERVPAAYYSDERQAILETAREFAMREVLPVANRLDPVQGEIPMELRQKMAELGYFGILIPQEYGGLGLGIFEYVLVTEELARAWMSVASIIARGNGIGAGFSEDKRREMLPRMARGEWLGAFALSEPGAGSDVASIRCRAELAGDEWVVNGQKMWCTFADGADFIILVARATPYDPENRHAGIAQFLIEKERGKFPPGIEGTAMRKIGYHGWKTWELSFDNFRIPKENILIHSARSGSSEGFKRTAMGLSVARIHTAARSVGLARGALEDSVAYAQTRVQFGRPIGDFQAIRFKLACMATEIEAARALTYAAADDFDRGRRADVQASMAKLFASEMTEKVTSEGIQIHGGAGYTSEYPLERYWRDARLTRIFEGTSEIQQRIISDAFLPRPKG; translated from the coding sequence ATGAGCCTGCTCACCGGCATCGTCGAGCGCGTCCCCGCGGCGTACTACAGCGACGAGCGCCAGGCGATCCTCGAGACGGCGCGCGAGTTCGCGATGAGGGAGGTCCTGCCGGTCGCGAACCGGCTCGACCCGGTGCAGGGCGAGATCCCGATGGAGCTCCGGCAGAAGATGGCCGAACTCGGCTACTTCGGCATCCTGATCCCGCAGGAGTACGGCGGCCTCGGACTCGGCATCTTCGAGTACGTGCTCGTCACCGAGGAGCTGGCGCGGGCGTGGATGAGCGTCGCGAGCATCATCGCGCGCGGCAACGGCATCGGCGCGGGCTTCAGCGAGGACAAGCGAAGGGAGATGCTTCCGAGAATGGCGCGCGGCGAGTGGCTGGGCGCCTTCGCGCTCTCCGAGCCCGGCGCGGGCTCCGACGTCGCCTCGATCCGGTGCCGCGCGGAGCTGGCCGGCGACGAGTGGGTGGTGAACGGCCAGAAGATGTGGTGCACGTTCGCCGACGGCGCCGACTTCATCATCCTGGTCGCCCGGGCCACGCCCTACGACCCGGAGAACCGTCACGCCGGCATCGCCCAGTTCCTGATCGAGAAGGAGCGCGGCAAGTTCCCGCCGGGAATCGAGGGTACGGCGATGCGGAAGATCGGCTACCACGGCTGGAAGACGTGGGAGCTCTCCTTCGACAACTTCCGCATCCCGAAGGAGAACATCCTCATCCACTCCGCGCGCAGCGGCTCCTCGGAAGGCTTCAAGCGGACGGCGATGGGGCTCTCGGTCGCACGCATCCACACCGCCGCGCGCTCGGTCGGTCTCGCCCGCGGGGCGCTCGAGGACTCGGTCGCCTACGCGCAGACGCGCGTGCAGTTCGGCCGGCCGATCGGCGACTTCCAGGCGATCCGGTTCAAGCTGGCCTGCATGGCGACCGAGATCGAGGCGGCGCGCGCGCTCACCTACGCCGCCGCCGACGACTTCGACCGCGGGCGGCGCGCCGACGTGCAGGCGTCCATGGCGAAGCTCTTCGCGAGCGAGATGACCGAGAAGGTGACCAGCGAGGGCATCCAGATCCACGGCGGCGCCGGCTACACGAGCGAGTACCCGCTCGAGCGCTACTGGCGCGACGCGCGTCTGACCAGGATCTTCGAGGGCACCTCCGAGATCCAGCAGCGGATCATTTCGGACGCCTTCCTCCCGAGGCCGAAGGGATGA
- a CDS encoding MaoC family dehydratase, protein MSTERTYFEDFEVGQKMHHARGTTIGEVENQLVTKLVMNTADAHYNEHKMRATPFGQRLVFGLVTGSIVIGLATQDTAEHAIAELGLDRLRFRAPVFHGDTLTAYSEVIAKRDADRDDAGVVRFRHWGVKHDGTIVFEGEREVLLKRRSHWARGEATPR, encoded by the coding sequence ATGAGCACGGAGCGCACCTACTTCGAGGACTTCGAGGTCGGCCAGAAGATGCATCACGCGCGCGGCACGACGATCGGCGAGGTCGAGAACCAGCTCGTCACGAAGCTCGTGATGAACACCGCCGACGCGCACTACAACGAGCACAAGATGCGCGCCACGCCCTTCGGGCAGCGGCTCGTCTTCGGCCTCGTCACCGGCTCGATCGTGATCGGCCTCGCGACGCAGGATACCGCGGAGCACGCGATCGCGGAGCTGGGCCTCGACCGGCTCCGCTTCCGCGCCCCGGTGTTCCACGGTGACACCCTCACGGCCTACAGCGAGGTGATCGCGAAGCGTGACGCCGACCGCGACGATGCGGGCGTCGTCCGCTTCCGGCACTGGGGCGTGAAGCACGACGGGACGATCGTCTTCGAGGGCGAGCGCGAGGTCCTCCTCAAGCGGCGGAGCCACTGGGCGCGGGGCGAGGCGACGCCGCGATGA
- a CDS encoding CoA transferase gives MIAARTGPLADVRILDLTQALAGPFCTMLLADLGADVVKIEPPQGDMTRTMPPHPADREGCDYGGYFASINRNKRSVVLDLRGAGDRDILLRLVDRADAVVENARVGVMDRLGVGCERLRERNPRLVYAAIRGFGDPRTGASPYAEWPAFDIVAQCMGGIVGTTGAAGTGGVPCGASIGDLFPATLAALGIVAAIHAARRSGVGQFLDVAMYDALLSLCESVIYYYSYEQRVLGPRSTGHPSLCPFDVFATSDGAVAIAAPTDKHWKLLCEAIGRPELTADARYDHNDKRVASADEVRRLITAWTGRHTRREVVAALGGKVPVGPVNTAKDIFEDPHARARGMLVEVEQPGKNAPVVLAGPAIKLAATPAAVYRRPPRLGEHTAEVLAEAGIDAVPTGAPRRRPAGPGKEEP, from the coding sequence ATGATCGCCGCCCGCACGGGACCGCTTGCGGACGTCCGCATCCTCGACCTGACGCAGGCGCTCGCCGGGCCCTTCTGCACCATGCTGCTCGCCGACCTCGGTGCCGACGTGGTGAAGATCGAGCCGCCACAGGGCGACATGACCCGGACCATGCCGCCCCATCCCGCCGACCGCGAGGGCTGCGACTACGGTGGCTACTTCGCGAGCATCAACCGGAACAAGCGCTCCGTGGTCCTCGACCTGCGCGGGGCGGGCGATCGCGACATCCTCCTCCGGCTCGTCGACCGGGCCGACGCCGTGGTGGAGAACGCCCGCGTCGGCGTGATGGACCGCCTCGGGGTCGGCTGCGAGCGGCTGCGCGAGCGGAACCCGCGCCTGGTCTACGCGGCCATCCGCGGCTTCGGCGATCCCCGCACGGGGGCCAGTCCCTACGCCGAGTGGCCGGCCTTCGATATCGTCGCGCAGTGCATGGGCGGCATCGTGGGGACGACCGGGGCGGCGGGCACGGGCGGCGTCCCGTGCGGCGCGAGCATCGGCGACCTCTTTCCCGCGACGCTCGCCGCCCTGGGGATCGTCGCGGCGATCCACGCCGCACGCCGCAGCGGCGTCGGGCAGTTCCTCGACGTCGCGATGTACGACGCCCTCCTGAGCCTCTGCGAAAGCGTCATCTATTACTACTCGTACGAGCAGCGGGTGCTCGGGCCCCGGAGCACCGGGCACCCCTCGCTCTGCCCGTTCGACGTCTTCGCGACCAGCGACGGCGCGGTCGCGATCGCCGCGCCAACCGACAAGCACTGGAAGCTCTTGTGCGAGGCGATCGGGCGGCCCGAGCTCACCGCCGACGCCCGCTACGACCATAACGACAAGCGCGTCGCCAGCGCCGACGAGGTGCGCCGCCTGATCACGGCGTGGACCGGGCGTCACACCAGGCGCGAGGTGGTGGCGGCCCTCGGCGGGAAGGTGCCCGTCGGGCCGGTGAACACCGCGAAGGACATCTTCGAGGACCCGCACGCGAGGGCTCGCGGCATGCTCGTCGAAGTCGAGCAGCCCGGAAAGAACGCGCCCGTCGTGCTCGCCGGTCCGGCGATCAAGCTCGCTGCCACACCGGCGGCGGTCTACCGCCGCCCGCCACGCCTGGGCGAGCACACCGCCGAGGTGCTCGCCGAGGCGGGCATCGACGCCGTGCCGACGGGGGCTCCGCGCCGTCGCCCCGCCGGGCCCGGCAAGGAGGAGCCATGA
- a CDS encoding CoA ester lyase gives MSARLRRSELATPASSQKMIEKAARSEADLVFLDLEDAVAPPQKEAARDNVVRALRELDWGRTLRAVRVNGADTRWAHDDVIAVVEGAGAQLDLLILPKVKAPRDVWFFETLLEQLEAKLGLGKRIGLEALIEETAALARVEDIAACSPRLEALILGFGDLSASQGVRLALASGYPGDLWHYARARVVVAARAHGLDAIDGPFANYHDPESYRREAAWASTLGFVGKWAIHPSQIEIANDVFAPTEQEIALARRMCEAYEGASRGGAGAAGTGGILVDAASVRIFEAVLERARLTGRA, from the coding sequence ATGAGTGCGAGGCTCCGACGATCCGAGCTCGCCACCCCGGCCTCGAGCCAGAAGATGATCGAAAAGGCCGCGCGGAGCGAGGCGGACCTCGTCTTCCTCGACCTCGAGGACGCGGTGGCCCCCCCGCAGAAGGAGGCCGCGCGCGACAACGTGGTGCGCGCGCTGCGCGAGCTCGACTGGGGCAGGACGCTCCGCGCCGTGCGCGTGAACGGCGCCGACACGCGCTGGGCGCACGACGACGTCATCGCCGTGGTCGAGGGAGCCGGGGCACAGCTCGACCTTCTCATCCTCCCCAAGGTGAAGGCGCCGCGCGACGTGTGGTTCTTCGAGACGCTCCTCGAGCAGCTCGAGGCCAAGCTCGGCCTCGGGAAGCGGATCGGCCTCGAAGCGCTGATCGAGGAGACGGCAGCGCTGGCTCGGGTCGAGGACATCGCCGCCTGCTCGCCCCGGCTCGAGGCGCTGATCCTCGGCTTCGGCGACCTGTCGGCGAGCCAGGGGGTGCGCCTGGCGCTCGCCTCGGGCTACCCGGGCGACCTCTGGCACTACGCCCGCGCACGCGTCGTCGTCGCGGCGCGGGCCCACGGCCTCGACGCCATCGACGGCCCGTTCGCGAACTACCACGATCCGGAGAGCTATCGCCGCGAGGCCGCCTGGGCCTCGACGCTCGGCTTCGTCGGCAAGTGGGCGATCCACCCGAGCCAGATCGAGATCGCCAACGACGTCTTCGCGCCGACGGAGCAGGAGATCGCGCTCGCGCGGCGCATGTGCGAGGCTTACGAGGGGGCCTCCCGGGGCGGCGCCGGCGCGGCGGGCACGGGCGGCATCCTGGTGGACGCCGCCTCGGTGCGTATCTTCGAGGCCGTCCTCGAGCGTGCCCGGCTCACCGGCCGGGCCTGA
- a CDS encoding hydroxymethylglutaryl-CoA synthase — MSPRAAGRAAGGAKLAGIVRYGSYVPYFRLSRAAMGAGKGERAVASYDEDSVSMAVEAARDAVRGDVAVDTVLFASTSPAYAEKLDTATIQAALDLPETVSSVELGGSSRMGLAALLLGLDLAAAGRRTLVCASDVIVGAPGGPRESQGGDGAVAFVTGNHREAIARMLGRASATLEILDVWRLPEERFPKQWEERFTADTMAPAITDTARRALRAAGVEASALATVILDGTNPRSMAGLPKALGLRPEQVADPLAATVGRTGVAHAGLLLARVLDRAKPGDRILVVCEADGADALVLEVTDAIEGMRPVRKVDRWIASKRNELAYNTYLKWRGILPFEPPRRPDPERPAAPPMRRHERWKLAFVGSRCLECQTGHLPPQRVCVKCGAVDRMRDERFADTSCRVATYTLDHLAYSLQPPVVAAFVDYEGGGRFSCELTDVEPARVAIGDHLEMTFRRLFTAQGVHNYFWKARPGR, encoded by the coding sequence ATGTCGCCGCGTGCGGCCGGGAGGGCCGCAGGAGGGGCCAAGTTGGCAGGGATCGTTCGCTACGGGAGCTACGTCCCCTACTTCCGCCTCTCGCGCGCCGCCATGGGGGCGGGGAAGGGGGAGCGCGCGGTCGCGAGCTACGACGAGGACTCCGTGTCGATGGCGGTCGAGGCGGCGCGGGACGCGGTCCGCGGCGACGTCGCCGTCGACACCGTGCTGTTCGCCAGCACCAGCCCCGCCTACGCCGAGAAGCTCGACACCGCGACCATCCAGGCGGCGCTCGACCTCCCGGAGACCGTGAGCTCGGTCGAGCTGGGTGGCTCGTCGCGCATGGGCCTCGCGGCGCTGCTGCTCGGCCTCGATCTGGCCGCCGCGGGGCGGCGCACGCTCGTGTGCGCGAGCGACGTGATCGTCGGGGCGCCGGGCGGCCCACGCGAGAGCCAGGGCGGCGACGGCGCGGTGGCGTTCGTCACCGGGAATCACCGGGAGGCGATCGCCCGGATGCTCGGCCGCGCCTCGGCGACGCTCGAGATCCTCGACGTGTGGCGCCTTCCGGAGGAGCGCTTCCCGAAGCAGTGGGAGGAGCGCTTCACGGCCGACACGATGGCCCCGGCCATCACCGACACCGCCCGACGGGCGCTCCGGGCCGCCGGCGTCGAGGCGTCGGCCCTCGCCACGGTGATCCTCGACGGGACCAACCCGCGCAGCATGGCGGGACTCCCGAAGGCGCTCGGCCTCCGGCCCGAGCAGGTGGCCGACCCGCTGGCCGCGACGGTCGGTCGCACCGGCGTCGCCCACGCGGGCCTCCTCCTCGCGCGCGTGCTCGACCGGGCGAAGCCGGGCGACCGCATCCTGGTCGTGTGCGAGGCCGACGGCGCCGACGCCCTCGTCCTCGAAGTGACCGACGCGATCGAGGGCATGCGGCCCGTGCGCAAGGTCGACCGCTGGATCGCGTCCAAACGCAACGAGCTGGCGTACAACACCTACCTCAAGTGGCGCGGCATCCTGCCGTTCGAGCCGCCGCGACGTCCCGACCCCGAGCGGCCGGCGGCCCCTCCGATGCGCCGGCACGAGCGCTGGAAGCTCGCCTTCGTCGGCTCGCGCTGCCTCGAGTGCCAGACCGGGCACCTGCCGCCGCAGCGGGTGTGCGTGAAGTGCGGGGCGGTCGACCGGATGCGCGACGAGCGCTTCGCGGACACCTCGTGCCGGGTCGCGACCTACACGCTCGATCACCTCGCCTACTCGCTGCAGCCGCCCGTGGTGGCGGCGTTCGTCGACTACGAGGGCGGGGGCCGTTTCTCCTGCGAACTGACCGACGTCGAACCCGCGCGGGTCGCGATCGGCGATCACCTGGAGATGACGTTCCGGCGCCTGTTCACCGCGCAGGGTGTGCACAACTACTTCTGGAAGGCCCGTCCAGGGCGCTGA
- a CDS encoding acetyl-CoA acetyltransferase codes for MASNGIKDRVAIVGMGCTPFGEHWDKGPEDLLVDAATETYRSAGIDPAQVDAYWLGTMASGFSGLMLSEALKIPYKPVTRLENMCATGSEAIRNAAYAVACGAYDLVMAIGVEKLKDSGYSGLVGANPPNDGTLSNMTAPATFSLLAPAYAKKYGVEEDTLKQVLARIAWKNHKNGAKNPKAQFRKEVPIETICKSPPVAGMLGIFDCSGVSDGSAAAILCRAEDAHRYAKHPIFIKALSFAAGPAEGYYSQDYDFTTFPEVVASSRDAYRQAGVKDPRAEISMAEVHDCFTPTELVLMEDMGFSPRGQAWRDVLDGRFDGEGPQPVNPDGGLKSFGHPIGASGLRMMYEMWLQLRGEAGPRQIAQPKLGLTHNLGGAPGRCVSFVSIVGAA; via the coding sequence ATGGCCAGCAACGGGATCAAGGACCGCGTCGCGATCGTCGGCATGGGCTGCACGCCGTTCGGCGAGCACTGGGACAAGGGGCCCGAGGACCTCCTCGTCGACGCCGCCACGGAAACGTACCGGTCGGCGGGCATCGACCCCGCGCAGGTCGACGCCTACTGGCTCGGCACGATGGCGAGCGGCTTCTCGGGCCTGATGCTCTCCGAGGCGCTCAAGATCCCCTACAAGCCGGTGACGCGCCTCGAGAACATGTGCGCCACGGGCAGCGAGGCCATCCGCAACGCCGCCTACGCGGTCGCGTGCGGTGCCTACGATCTCGTGATGGCGATCGGCGTGGAGAAGCTCAAGGACTCGGGCTACTCGGGGCTGGTCGGCGCGAACCCGCCCAACGACGGCACGCTCTCGAACATGACCGCGCCGGCCACGTTCTCCCTGCTCGCCCCGGCGTATGCCAAGAAGTACGGCGTCGAGGAGGACACGCTCAAGCAGGTGCTCGCCCGCATCGCGTGGAAGAACCACAAGAACGGGGCGAAGAACCCGAAGGCCCAGTTCCGGAAGGAGGTGCCGATCGAGACGATCTGCAAGTCGCCCCCGGTCGCCGGCATGCTCGGCATCTTCGACTGCTCCGGCGTGAGCGACGGCTCGGCGGCGGCGATCCTCTGCCGGGCCGAGGACGCGCACCGCTACGCGAAGCATCCGATCTTCATCAAGGCGCTCTCCTTCGCGGCGGGGCCAGCGGAGGGCTACTACAGCCAGGACTACGACTTCACGACCTTCCCCGAGGTGGTCGCCAGCTCGCGGGACGCCTACCGGCAGGCGGGCGTGAAGGACCCGCGCGCCGAGATCAGCATGGCCGAGGTGCACGACTGCTTCACGCCGACGGAGCTCGTCCTCATGGAGGACATGGGCTTCTCGCCGCGCGGCCAGGCGTGGCGGGACGTCCTCGACGGCCGCTTCGACGGCGAGGGCCCGCAGCCGGTGAACCCGGACGGCGGGCTCAAGAGCTTCGGCCACCCGATCGGGGCGAGCGGGCTCCGCATGATGTACGAGATGTGGCTCCAGCTCCGGGGCGAGGCCGGGCCGCGTCAGATCGCGCAGCCGAAGCTCGGTCTCACCCACAACCTGGGCGGGGCCCCGGGGCGGTGCGTGAGCTTCGTGTCGATCGTCGGCGCTGCGTGA
- a CDS encoding thiol:disulfide oxidoreductase, translated as MIDLYYWPTPNGWKISIMLEECSLPYTVKPVNIGRGEQFSPAFLRLSPNNRMPAIVDHDPPGGGDPVAIFESAAILQYLAEKAGRFMPRDVRGRYEVLQWVAWQVANLGPVAGQLNHFANYATEKIPYAIERFANEMNRLLGVLERRLADRPYLAGEYSIADIATWPWVFPEYQGKRVLADFPHVARWWDGVAGRPAVRKGRAAGEELRRTAPLDDEARKMLFGQTAASVTKAEEERS; from the coding sequence ATGATCGACCTCTACTACTGGCCCACGCCGAACGGCTGGAAGATCAGCATTATGCTCGAGGAGTGCAGCCTCCCGTACACCGTGAAGCCGGTGAACATCGGCCGGGGCGAGCAGTTCTCGCCGGCCTTCCTGAGGCTCTCTCCGAACAACCGCATGCCGGCGATCGTCGACCACGATCCGCCGGGCGGCGGCGATCCGGTGGCGATCTTCGAGAGCGCCGCGATTCTCCAATACCTCGCCGAGAAGGCGGGCAGGTTCATGCCGCGCGACGTCCGCGGCAGGTACGAGGTGCTCCAGTGGGTCGCCTGGCAGGTCGCGAACCTCGGCCCCGTGGCCGGGCAGCTCAACCATTTCGCGAACTACGCGACGGAGAAGATCCCCTATGCGATCGAGCGCTTCGCGAACGAGATGAACCGCCTGCTCGGGGTCCTCGAACGGCGCCTCGCGGACCGGCCCTACCTCGCGGGCGAGTACTCGATCGCGGACATCGCGACCTGGCCGTGGGTCTTTCCCGAGTACCAGGGCAAGCGGGTTCTCGCCGACTTCCCCCACGTCGCCCGCTGGTGGGACGGTGTCGCGGGGCGGCCGGCCGTACGGAAGGGCCGGGCCGCCGGCGAGGAGCTCCGGCGCACCGCGCCCCTCGACGACGAGGCCCGCAAGATGCTCTTCGGTCAGACCGCCGCCAGCGTGACGAAGGCGGAGGAGGAGAGAAGCTAG